From Hymenobacter sedentarius, a single genomic window includes:
- a CDS encoding glycoside hydrolase family 35 protein, which produces MDGKPFQMISGELHYPRIPREAWRARLKMAKAMGLNTIGTYVFWNAHEPQPGRYDFTGNNDVAAFVKMAQQEDLWVILRPSPYVCAEWEFGGYPYWLQNVPGLKVRSQEPQYVAAYTRYLQAVGKQLAPLQVNHGGPILMVQVENEYGSYGSDKQYLALNKKLFEQAGFDGLLYTCDPVRDVAAGHLDGLLPAVNGTDKPSQIRQLVRANHHGQGPYYVAEWYPAWFDWWGAPHHTVPASKYTPGLDSVLKAGMSINMYMFHGGSTRGFLNGANYKGDSSHYEPQISSYDYDAPLDEAGNATPKFMAFRQVIAKYRPAGQPLPPVPAARPSAALPVLQLTRATSLVDQLPKPVANATPLTFEALKQAYGFVLYRSTVTGGSTQTLKVADLRDYAIVLVNGQRVGTLDRRLKQDSLRVALPAGKVQLDILVENLGRVNFGVYLLQNTKGITKSVHLGGREVKEWRMYGLPFDLAPAVAKAAAQARAATSGPVLRSNTFTVAQPVDTYLDLRQWGKGCVWLNGHNLGRYWAIGPQQTIYVPAEWLKKGANTITVLELLKPRQAALPFLNHAILSELQPAAASIQP; this is translated from the coding sequence CTGGACGGCAAGCCGTTTCAGATGATTTCGGGCGAGCTGCACTACCCGCGCATTCCGCGCGAGGCCTGGCGCGCGCGCCTGAAAATGGCCAAGGCCATGGGCCTTAACACCATCGGCACCTACGTGTTCTGGAACGCGCACGAGCCCCAGCCGGGCCGGTACGACTTCACTGGAAATAACGACGTGGCCGCCTTCGTGAAAATGGCCCAGCAGGAGGACTTGTGGGTGATTTTGCGCCCCAGCCCCTACGTGTGCGCCGAGTGGGAATTCGGGGGCTACCCGTACTGGCTCCAGAACGTGCCCGGCCTGAAAGTGCGCAGCCAGGAGCCGCAGTACGTGGCCGCTTACACGCGTTACCTCCAAGCCGTGGGCAAGCAATTGGCCCCGCTGCAGGTGAACCACGGCGGCCCCATCCTGATGGTGCAGGTGGAAAACGAGTACGGCTCCTACGGCAGCGACAAGCAGTACCTGGCCCTCAACAAGAAGTTGTTTGAACAAGCTGGCTTCGACGGCCTGCTCTACACCTGCGACCCCGTGCGCGACGTGGCCGCCGGCCACCTCGACGGGCTGCTGCCCGCCGTGAACGGCACCGACAAGCCGAGCCAAATCCGGCAGCTGGTGCGCGCCAACCACCACGGCCAAGGGCCCTACTACGTGGCCGAGTGGTACCCGGCGTGGTTCGACTGGTGGGGCGCACCGCATCACACCGTGCCCGCCAGCAAGTACACGCCCGGCCTCGATTCGGTGCTAAAGGCGGGCATGTCCATCAACATGTACATGTTCCACGGCGGCAGCACCCGCGGCTTCCTGAACGGCGCCAACTACAAGGGGGACTCCTCGCATTACGAACCCCAAATCAGCAGCTACGACTACGACGCCCCGCTGGACGAAGCCGGCAATGCCACGCCCAAGTTCATGGCCTTCCGCCAGGTCATTGCCAAGTACCGGCCCGCCGGGCAGCCGCTGCCGCCCGTGCCTGCCGCCCGTCCCAGCGCCGCCCTGCCTGTGCTCCAACTTACCCGCGCCACCAGCTTGGTTGACCAATTGCCTAAGCCCGTGGCTAATGCCACGCCCCTGACTTTTGAAGCCCTTAAGCAAGCCTATGGCTTCGTGCTGTACCGCAGCACCGTGACTGGCGGCAGCACGCAGACCCTCAAAGTTGCTGACCTGCGCGACTATGCGATCGTGCTGGTGAACGGCCAGCGCGTGGGCACGCTGGACCGCCGCCTAAAGCAGGACAGCCTGCGCGTGGCTTTGCCCGCCGGCAAAGTGCAGCTTGACATTCTGGTGGAGAACCTGGGTCGCGTCAACTTCGGTGTATACCTGCTGCAGAACACCAAGGGCATCACCAAAAGCGTGCACCTGGGCGGCCGTGAGGTGAAGGAGTGGCGCATGTACGGCCTGCCCTTCGACCTAGCCCCAGCCGTGGCCAAGGCCGCCGCGCAAGCCCGGGCTGCTACCAGCGGGCCTGTGCTGCGCTCGAACACCTTTACTGTAGCTCAACCCGTGGATACTTACCTTGACCTGCGCCAGTGGGGCAAAGGCTGCGTGTGGCTGAACGGCCACAACCTGGGCCGCTACTGGGCCATCGGCCCGCAGCAGACCATCTACGTGCCGGCCGAGTGGCTGAAAAAAGGTGCTAATACCATCACCGTGCTGGAGTTGCTCAAGCCCCGTCAAGCTGCGCTTCCGTTCCTCAACCACGCCATCCTCAGCGAGCTGCAGCCGGCTGCGGCCAGCATTCAGCCATGA
- a CDS encoding glycoside hydrolase family 43 protein, giving the protein MKKTLIVAALLAVAGLAQAQQRTAFEPGQVWPDNHGTHLNAHGAGVLYDRGHYYLFGEHKIAGGRGNSAQVGVHCYSSKDLYNWTDEGIALAVAPAESGSEIEQGSIIERPKVVFNKKTGKYVMWFHLELKGKGYSAARTAVAVSNKATGPYVYVKSYRPGAGRWPLGCAPEWKQPVPGEKDLKWWTPEWRKAVAEGLFIRRDFEPGQMARDMTVFVDDDDKAYNIHSSEDNLTLHVAELTPDYQGFTGRWNTIAPAGHNEAPAICKRNGKYYLITSGCTGWDPNAARSFVASTIWGPWQQLDNPATGPQANVTYNSQSTYLLPVAGKKDAFIFMADRWTPKNPIDGGYVWLPLRFEGDQPRLQWADRWNLSVFDATNAQGAANP; this is encoded by the coding sequence ATGAAAAAGACCCTCATTGTAGCCGCCCTGCTGGCGGTGGCCGGCCTAGCGCAGGCCCAGCAGCGCACCGCGTTCGAGCCCGGCCAGGTCTGGCCCGACAACCATGGCACCCACCTCAACGCCCACGGTGCGGGCGTGCTCTACGACCGGGGCCACTACTACCTGTTTGGCGAGCACAAGATTGCGGGCGGCCGGGGCAACAGCGCCCAGGTGGGCGTGCACTGCTACTCCTCGAAGGACCTGTACAACTGGACCGATGAAGGCATTGCCCTGGCGGTGGCGCCGGCGGAATCCGGTTCCGAAATTGAGCAGGGCAGCATCATCGAGCGGCCCAAGGTCGTGTTTAATAAAAAGACCGGTAAGTACGTGATGTGGTTCCATCTGGAACTCAAGGGCAAGGGCTACTCTGCCGCCCGCACCGCCGTGGCCGTGAGCAACAAAGCCACCGGCCCGTATGTCTACGTGAAGTCGTACCGCCCCGGAGCGGGGCGTTGGCCGTTGGGCTGCGCCCCAGAGTGGAAGCAGCCCGTGCCGGGCGAGAAAGACCTGAAATGGTGGACACCCGAGTGGCGCAAGGCCGTGGCAGAGGGCCTATTCATCCGCCGCGATTTTGAGCCCGGCCAGATGGCCCGCGACATGACTGTGTTCGTGGATGACGACGACAAGGCCTACAACATCCATTCCTCCGAGGACAACCTGACGCTGCACGTGGCCGAGCTGACGCCCGACTACCAGGGCTTCACGGGCCGCTGGAACACCATTGCGCCGGCCGGGCACAACGAGGCCCCGGCCATCTGCAAGCGCAACGGCAAGTACTACCTCATCACCTCGGGCTGCACCGGCTGGGACCCCAACGCGGCCCGCTCGTTCGTGGCCTCGACTATCTGGGGCCCGTGGCAGCAACTGGATAATCCCGCCACCGGGCCGCAGGCCAACGTCACCTACAACTCGCAGAGCACCTACCTGCTGCCCGTGGCCGGGAAGAAGGACGCCTTCATTTTCATGGCCGACCGCTGGACGCCCAAAAACCCCATCGACGGGGGCTACGTCTGGCTGCCGCTCCGTTTTGAGGGCGACCAGCCCCGCCTGCAATGGGCCGACCGCTGGAACCTGAGCGTGTTCGACGCCACCAATGCGCAAGGCGCTGCCAACCCTTAG
- a CDS encoding SusC/RagA family TonB-linked outer membrane protein: MLPLAVAQAPASWAANPTAPYGLAAPAADGTITGTVLDEKGAGLPGVTVVLKGTTTGTSTDANGGFTLQITAGASAPTLVISYVGYVKQEIAVGSQSTFTVRLAPDTQALNEVVVVGYGTQKRSDVTGSVVSVRQDRLEKIPVSNVAQALAGAVAGVDVLTGSAVPGAQPRIQIRGARSISASTDPYLVVDGLPFPGTLNDINTNDIASIEVLKDASSTAIYGTRGSNGVILITTKRGKTGTPEVRYNGYGGPEYLVNKLHPLDGPAYAQKYLDFAAQRGFTPTQPLPNSSEVVNLQAGKTVDWMKEIGQQGSIQDHNVSMSGGNDNVKYFVSGEFFNQRGVLKGFQFRRYSLRSNIDANIKPWLRIGTSSFFSTSNDGGGRADLTLAQIASPYGNLTNPDGTYAIYPQLPELLLKNPMLGLTTKRENRVNQLVGTGYAEVDLPVEGLRYRLNGTYAYRPYRSAYYEGRAFGNLNGYAQLTNDERMNYTLENILSYNRNFGKHHVDVTALYSAQQNTYYTTTENASGFINDNIGYNGLGGGSLTPTIGSYSERRGLLSQMLRFNYNYDSRYLFTATARRDGSSVFGANADKYGVFPSVALGWNVANEAFLKDNSILNVLKLRFSYGTTGNEAINPYQTITGLAQLQYAYAGVTAVGLRANSIGNSSLTWEHTTSANYAVDFGVLKNRITGTVEYYDAKTSNLLLARQIPIITGYNSILDNVGSVRNQGIEATLTTANVQTPNFTWETSLNFSAVRNRVTQIFGTGADDIGSNLFIGKPLYGIYTYVKTGVWQQGEDVSKTDPGAKPGDLKFADINGDGKIDSNDRQYQGTALPDWQGGITNTLTYKGLSLRVFLQTVQGVLRNNGNLNFVDLGGRVNLPQEIGYWTPQNLSQDRPGLNFTNPRGYGYPSDASFTRLKDVTLSYSVPATLTEKWHLGNLSVYVSGRNLYTWTKWVGWDPEQGYTVGNGTGNGGTNFPNVRSIVGGLSVSLR; encoded by the coding sequence GTGCTGCCATTAGCAGTAGCCCAAGCCCCTGCTAGCTGGGCCGCCAACCCGACGGCTCCCTATGGGCTGGCCGCCCCGGCCGCCGATGGCACCATCACGGGCACCGTGCTCGATGAAAAAGGCGCGGGCCTGCCCGGTGTGACGGTGGTGCTGAAAGGCACGACCACCGGCACCAGCACCGACGCCAACGGTGGCTTCACGCTTCAGATTACGGCTGGCGCCTCCGCGCCCACGTTGGTCATTTCCTACGTGGGCTACGTGAAACAGGAAATTGCAGTGGGCAGCCAGTCGACGTTTACCGTGAGGCTGGCCCCCGACACGCAGGCCCTCAACGAGGTAGTGGTGGTGGGCTACGGTACCCAGAAACGCTCAGACGTGACTGGCTCGGTGGTATCGGTGCGGCAGGACCGGCTGGAGAAAATTCCGGTGTCGAACGTGGCGCAGGCGCTGGCCGGCGCGGTGGCGGGTGTCGACGTGTTAACGGGCTCGGCGGTGCCAGGGGCGCAGCCCCGAATCCAGATCCGGGGGGCCCGCTCCATTTCGGCCAGCACCGACCCCTACCTTGTGGTGGACGGGCTGCCGTTTCCGGGTACGCTCAATGACATCAACACCAACGACATCGCCTCAATCGAGGTGCTGAAGGACGCCTCCTCGACGGCCATCTATGGCACGCGCGGCTCCAACGGGGTTATCCTCATCACCACCAAGCGGGGCAAAACCGGCACGCCCGAGGTTCGCTACAACGGCTACGGCGGCCCCGAGTACCTGGTGAACAAGCTGCACCCGCTCGATGGGCCGGCCTACGCGCAGAAGTACCTCGACTTCGCGGCCCAGCGTGGCTTCACGCCCACCCAGCCGCTGCCCAACTCCAGCGAGGTGGTGAACCTACAAGCCGGCAAAACGGTGGACTGGATGAAGGAAATCGGGCAGCAGGGGTCGATTCAGGACCACAACGTGTCCATGTCGGGTGGTAACGACAACGTGAAGTACTTCGTGTCGGGGGAGTTTTTCAACCAGCGCGGAGTGCTCAAGGGCTTCCAGTTCCGGCGCTACAGCCTGCGCAGCAACATCGACGCCAATATCAAGCCCTGGCTGCGCATCGGTACTTCGTCGTTTTTCTCGACCAGCAACGACGGCGGCGGCCGGGCCGACCTCACGCTGGCCCAGATAGCTAGCCCTTACGGCAACTTGACTAATCCCGACGGCACGTACGCCATCTACCCCCAGCTGCCCGAGCTGCTGCTGAAAAACCCCATGCTGGGCCTTACCACCAAGCGCGAAAACCGCGTGAACCAGCTCGTGGGTACGGGCTACGCCGAAGTGGACTTGCCGGTTGAAGGGCTGCGCTACCGCCTCAACGGCACGTACGCGTACCGGCCCTATCGCTCGGCCTACTACGAGGGCCGGGCCTTCGGCAACCTCAACGGCTACGCGCAGCTCACGAATGACGAGCGCATGAACTACACCCTGGAGAACATTCTGAGCTACAACCGAAACTTCGGCAAGCACCACGTGGATGTGACGGCCCTCTACAGTGCCCAGCAGAATACGTACTACACGACCACCGAAAACGCCAGCGGCTTCATCAACGACAACATTGGCTACAACGGCCTCGGGGGCGGCTCGCTGACGCCGACCATCGGCTCGTACAGCGAGCGCCGGGGGCTGCTCTCGCAGATGCTGCGCTTCAACTACAACTACGACAGCCGCTACCTGTTCACGGCTACGGCCCGCCGCGACGGCTCCTCCGTGTTCGGGGCCAACGCCGACAAGTACGGTGTCTTTCCCTCGGTGGCACTGGGCTGGAACGTAGCCAACGAGGCGTTTTTGAAAGACAACAGCATCCTGAACGTGCTGAAGCTGCGCTTCTCGTACGGCACCACCGGCAACGAGGCCATCAACCCTTACCAGACCATTACGGGCCTGGCCCAGCTGCAGTACGCCTACGCCGGCGTGACGGCGGTGGGCCTGCGGGCCAACTCTATCGGCAACAGCAGCCTCACCTGGGAGCACACCACCAGCGCCAACTACGCAGTCGACTTCGGCGTGCTTAAGAACCGCATCACGGGCACGGTGGAGTACTACGATGCCAAAACCAGCAACCTGCTGCTGGCGCGCCAGATTCCGATTATCACCGGCTATAACTCAATTCTGGATAACGTCGGTTCGGTGCGCAACCAAGGCATCGAAGCCACGCTGACGACGGCAAACGTGCAGACCCCGAACTTCACCTGGGAAACCAGCCTCAACTTCTCGGCCGTGCGCAACCGCGTGACGCAGATTTTTGGCACCGGCGCCGACGATATCGGCAGCAACCTGTTCATCGGCAAGCCGCTTTACGGCATCTACACCTACGTGAAAACCGGCGTGTGGCAGCAGGGCGAAGACGTGTCGAAAACCGACCCCGGCGCCAAGCCCGGCGACCTGAAATTTGCCGACATCAACGGCGACGGCAAAATCGACAGCAACGACCGGCAATACCAGGGCACGGCCCTGCCCGACTGGCAGGGTGGCATCACCAACACCCTTACTTACAAGGGGCTGAGTTTGCGGGTGTTTCTGCAGACGGTGCAGGGGGTGCTGCGCAACAACGGCAACCTGAACTTCGTGGACCTGGGCGGGCGCGTGAACCTGCCGCAGGAAATTGGCTACTGGACGCCCCAGAACTTGAGCCAGGACCGCCCCGGCCTCAACTTCACCAACCCGCGCGGCTACGGCTACCCCAGCGACGCCAGCTTCACGCGCCTCAAGGACGTGACGCTGAGCTACAGCGTCCCGGCCACGCTGACCGAGAAATGGCACCTGGGCAACCTGTCGGTGTACGTGAGCGGGCGCAACCTCTACACCTGGACCAAGTGGGTGGGCTGGGACCCCGAGCAGGGCTACACCGTGGGCAACGGCACCGGCAACGGCGGCACCAACTTCCCCAACGTGCGCAGCATCGTGGGCGGCCTCAGCGTGAGCCTGCGCTAA
- a CDS encoding RagB/SusD family nutrient uptake outer membrane protein, whose amino-acid sequence MKRLALIFVGLLGTAQLLSSCKKDFLDENPPSLYTPQTVLVDSLGFEAAMAGLQSVARDLYTTDSPGQGMLGIMQEGTDVAIPGQVQGIEVPYYNYTLLNSQDGGAAYFWSQAYRIINNANQIIAGAAAAPGTLRQGYKNRISAEARFYRAYAYDLLATLYGDVPLVDQPVTTPRTDFTRTPVAAVNDFIVTDLTTAIPNLFNASKAASGRIAQGAAQQLLGQVYLRMNKPDQAQTVLQTLISSNQYKLISARYGVRTTSPGDYFSDMFVVGNQRRNQGNTELIWGLEQQLNVPGAQTNAQQRRMWVPGYYNVKGMIIADSLGGRGIGRMRLSNWVDYRLYPANENADMRNSKYNLKRRFYYNDPAQTALFGKRVTGLKGTDTIYFITPYTTKWNQYNPADAFGFGTIKDVPMMRLGETYLLLAEAQVKQNNTTGAAASINVLRTRAQAAQVTASQMTLDFILDERARELIGEEQRRLTLMRTGTLVDRATRLNGASITGLTSKHLLLPVPQSEIDRNVNATLAQNPGY is encoded by the coding sequence ATGAAACGCCTCGCTTTAATTTTTGTGGGTCTGCTGGGCACGGCTCAGCTGCTGAGCTCCTGCAAAAAGGATTTTCTGGACGAAAACCCGCCCTCGCTCTACACCCCCCAGACCGTGCTGGTCGATTCGCTGGGCTTTGAGGCCGCAATGGCCGGCCTGCAGTCGGTGGCGCGCGACCTCTATACCACCGACAGCCCGGGCCAGGGCATGCTGGGCATCATGCAGGAAGGCACCGACGTAGCCATTCCCGGCCAAGTGCAGGGCATTGAGGTGCCCTACTACAACTACACCCTGCTCAACTCGCAGGATGGGGGCGCCGCCTACTTCTGGAGCCAGGCCTACCGCATCATTAACAACGCCAACCAGATAATTGCCGGGGCCGCCGCTGCGCCCGGCACCCTGCGCCAGGGCTACAAAAACCGCATCTCGGCCGAAGCCCGCTTCTACCGGGCCTACGCCTACGACCTGCTGGCCACGCTCTACGGCGACGTGCCGCTGGTGGACCAGCCCGTGACCACGCCGCGCACCGACTTCACGCGCACGCCGGTGGCGGCCGTAAACGACTTCATCGTAACGGACCTCACGACGGCTATCCCCAACCTGTTCAATGCCAGCAAGGCAGCCTCGGGGCGCATTGCACAGGGCGCGGCCCAGCAGCTGCTAGGACAAGTGTACCTGCGCATGAACAAGCCCGATCAAGCCCAGACGGTGCTGCAAACGCTCATTAGCAGCAACCAGTACAAGCTGATTTCGGCCCGCTACGGGGTGCGCACCACCTCACCCGGCGACTACTTCTCGGATATGTTTGTGGTGGGCAACCAGCGCCGCAACCAGGGCAATACTGAGCTAATCTGGGGCCTAGAGCAGCAACTCAACGTGCCCGGTGCCCAGACCAACGCCCAGCAGCGCCGCATGTGGGTACCGGGCTACTACAACGTGAAAGGCATGATAATCGCCGACTCGCTGGGCGGGCGCGGCATTGGCCGGATGCGCCTCAGCAACTGGGTAGACTACCGCCTGTACCCGGCCAACGAGAACGCCGACATGCGCAACTCCAAGTACAACCTCAAGCGTCGCTTCTACTACAACGACCCCGCCCAAACCGCCCTTTTCGGCAAGCGCGTCACCGGCCTCAAGGGCACCGACACTATCTACTTCATCACCCCCTACACCACCAAGTGGAACCAGTATAACCCGGCCGATGCCTTCGGCTTTGGCACCATCAAGGACGTGCCCATGATGCGCCTGGGGGAAACCTACCTGCTGCTGGCCGAGGCCCAGGTGAAGCAAAACAACACGACCGGGGCCGCGGCCAGCATTAACGTGCTGCGCACCCGCGCCCAGGCCGCCCAGGTAACGGCCAGCCAGATGACATTGGACTTTATTCTGGACGAGCGCGCCCGCGAATTGATAGGGGAGGAGCAGCGCCGCCTCACGCTCATGCGCACCGGCACGCTCGTAGACCGCGCCACCCGCCTCAACGGCGCCTCCATCACGGGCCTGACCAGCAAGCACCTGCTGCTGCCCGTGCCGCAGTCGGAAATCGACCGCAACGTGAATGCCACGCTTGCGCAAAACCCCGGCTACTAA
- a CDS encoding DUF2264 domain-containing protein, translating to MTPRSTTRSWLLSLALLAGGPALAQPQPSATAPFFDTHVTPAVTKLPLFEVKSPDKQLSPYTGLARRHWQDAARYLLAGAFSYVHTLDDPMQFPKQPGKSYPRNAGQVPTEKLEGLCRTLFMAAPLLKEDPGLTLNGVKVGDYYRHQLAQLVNPASLAYIQPRAKDGGPSQNLVEFGGLSVALFAAPEILWDPLPKATKDALAATMLSYGDGPTVPQNWRYFNLFILSFYQSRGYAVNEKLMAEYLQKQLTHYRGEGWYHDAPTFDYYSMWAFQMYGRLWSEYYGRAHYPEVAAQLTANFAPLKDTYPYMFGRDGSMIMWGRSITYRFAAVVPFPLMGLQPQAGTNFGWMRRIASGTLMQFLENPDFLQDNIPTLGFYGPFDPAVQAYSCRGSVFWMSKAFLGLLVPADSPFWTATENDGPWSKDIATGTVFNKFEPGPNILVTDYPNCGAAEIRVTSVQDKSDPYRGNESYNRLSYNSAFPWQADGPNGEVAMDYVFKNKDNKWEPLRLYAFRKFEAGVYYRDAELESNKDIKLHLADVTLPNGILRVDQSYSSEAAALRLGHYALPNLTGTIRRTTRKVKGHEVQLIDNGTYQLAMVPLSGWDKLETLTTTGLHPVKPESAIINAVGRVSANQPTLFAALLLWKKAGQPWTDDELMPVKKIKPSKDGSVAVAFSDGSSKTIKFN from the coding sequence GTGACCCCGCGCTCCACTACTCGCTCCTGGCTGCTGAGCCTCGCGCTGCTAGCGGGAGGACCAGCACTGGCCCAACCACAACCAAGTGCCACCGCTCCCTTCTTCGACACCCACGTAACACCGGCGGTTACCAAGCTGCCGCTGTTCGAGGTCAAAAGCCCCGATAAGCAGCTGAGCCCTTATACCGGCCTTGCGCGCCGACACTGGCAGGATGCGGCCCGCTACCTGCTCGCGGGCGCGTTCAGCTACGTGCACACGCTGGACGACCCGATGCAATTTCCGAAGCAGCCCGGCAAGAGCTACCCGCGCAACGCCGGCCAGGTGCCCACCGAAAAGCTCGAAGGCCTGTGCCGCACGCTGTTTATGGCCGCGCCGCTGCTCAAAGAAGACCCCGGCCTGACTTTGAACGGCGTGAAGGTGGGAGACTACTACCGCCACCAGCTGGCCCAGCTGGTGAACCCGGCCAGCCTAGCGTATATCCAACCCAGAGCCAAGGACGGTGGCCCGAGCCAGAATCTGGTGGAGTTTGGGGGGCTGTCGGTGGCGCTGTTTGCGGCGCCCGAAATCCTGTGGGACCCGCTACCCAAGGCCACCAAAGACGCGCTGGCCGCCACCATGCTCAGCTACGGCGACGGGCCCACCGTGCCCCAGAACTGGCGCTACTTCAACCTATTCATCCTGAGCTTCTACCAAAGCCGGGGCTACGCCGTCAACGAAAAGCTGATGGCCGAATACCTGCAAAAGCAACTGACCCACTACCGCGGCGAAGGCTGGTACCACGATGCGCCTACCTTCGACTACTACAGCATGTGGGCCTTCCAGATGTACGGCCGGCTGTGGTCCGAATACTACGGGCGGGCGCATTACCCGGAGGTAGCAGCCCAACTGACGGCCAATTTTGCCCCGCTCAAGGATACGTACCCCTACATGTTCGGCCGCGATGGCAGCATGATAATGTGGGGCCGTAGCATCACCTACCGCTTTGCGGCGGTGGTGCCCTTCCCGCTGATGGGCCTGCAGCCCCAGGCTGGCACCAACTTCGGCTGGATGCGGCGCATCGCCTCGGGCACGCTGATGCAATTCCTGGAAAACCCGGATTTCCTGCAGGACAACATCCCCACCCTGGGGTTCTATGGCCCTTTCGACCCGGCCGTGCAGGCGTATAGCTGTCGGGGCAGCGTGTTCTGGATGAGCAAGGCCTTCCTGGGCCTGCTGGTGCCGGCCGACAGCCCCTTCTGGACAGCCACCGAAAACGATGGGCCCTGGAGCAAGGACATTGCCACAGGCACGGTGTTCAACAAGTTTGAGCCGGGCCCCAATATCCTCGTCACCGATTACCCCAACTGCGGCGCGGCCGAAATTCGGGTTACATCGGTTCAGGACAAAAGCGACCCTTACCGCGGCAACGAAAGCTATAACCGCCTGAGCTACAACAGCGCCTTTCCCTGGCAGGCCGACGGGCCCAACGGTGAAGTAGCCATGGACTACGTGTTCAAAAACAAGGACAATAAGTGGGAGCCGTTGCGCCTCTACGCCTTCCGCAAGTTCGAGGCTGGGGTGTATTACCGCGACGCAGAGCTGGAATCCAACAAAGACATCAAGCTGCACCTGGCCGATGTGACCCTGCCCAACGGCATCCTGCGCGTCGACCAAAGCTACAGCTCGGAAGCCGCCGCCCTGCGCCTGGGCCACTACGCTCTGCCTAACCTCACAGGTACCATCCGGCGCACCACCCGCAAGGTAAAGGGCCACGAGGTGCAGCTCATCGACAACGGCACCTACCAACTGGCGATGGTGCCCCTCAGCGGTTGGGACAAGCTGGAAACCCTGACCACCACCGGCCTGCACCCGGTGAAGCCGGAAAGCGCCATCATCAATGCGGTAGGGCGGGTGTCGGCGAACCAGCCCACGCTGTTTGCCGCGCTGCTGCTCTGGAAGAAAGCCGGCCAACCCTGGACAGATGACGAGCTGATGCCCGTGAAAAAAATCAAGCCTTCCAAGGATGGCAGCGTGGCCGTGGCGTTCAGCGACGGCAGCAGCAAGACCATAAAATTCAACTAA